One part of the Candidatus Bathyarchaeota archaeon genome encodes these proteins:
- a CDS encoding phenylacetate--CoA ligase codes for MDGKYWNQKIETMPRQQIKEYQLQKLKEQVKYCYENSSFYHKKFDAVGLKPQDIQTLEDLPKVPFTVKTDLRDNYPFGMVAVKPDEIVEIHASSGTTGNPIVGAYTRNDMDVWSELMGRSIYTAGGRPQDVIHIAYGYGLFTGGLGFHYGAQKLGAKIIPASGGMTQRQIKLMKDLGATILACTPSFAVYLAETMAQEGVDPRKDLKLKRGMFGAEPWSTKIRERIEQQMGIEAFDVYGLTELCGPGVSIECEQHNGLHIWEDHFIVETIDPDTGEVLADGEEGELVFTTLTKTGLPMLRYRTRDISRITTEQCKCGRTHSRMLRVQGRSDDMLIIRGVNVFPSQIEYAVMCFSELATQYLIVVDRPGALDTFVVKVELCEKAHCNPQLDRNALKNEIQKRIHIVTGITADVEIVKPGEIPRTEGKAKRVLDLRKGKM; via the coding sequence GCAGCTTTTACCACAAAAAATTCGACGCCGTCGGATTAAAACCTCAAGACATACAAACCCTTGAAGACCTACCTAAAGTGCCCTTCACGGTTAAAACAGACTTACGCGACAACTACCCTTTTGGAATGGTCGCCGTTAAACCAGACGAAATCGTAGAAATTCATGCCTCAAGCGGAACCACAGGCAACCCCATTGTGGGCGCCTACACCCGAAACGACATGGATGTCTGGTCGGAACTCATGGGCCGCTCCATCTACACAGCAGGCGGCAGACCCCAAGACGTCATCCACATCGCATACGGCTACGGCTTGTTCACGGGCGGCTTAGGCTTCCACTACGGCGCCCAGAAGCTTGGTGCAAAAATCATACCCGCAAGCGGCGGCATGACCCAACGCCAGATTAAACTTATGAAGGACTTAGGCGCCACCATCCTTGCTTGCACGCCTAGCTTCGCGGTTTACCTCGCCGAAACCATGGCACAAGAAGGCGTAGACCCCAGAAAAGACCTCAAACTCAAAAGAGGCATGTTCGGCGCGGAACCTTGGTCAACAAAAATCCGTGAGCGAATCGAGCAGCAAATGGGTATCGAAGCGTTTGACGTTTACGGATTAACCGAACTCTGCGGTCCAGGCGTCTCCATCGAATGTGAGCAGCATAACGGTTTGCACATTTGGGAAGACCACTTCATCGTGGAAACCATCGACCCTGACACGGGCGAGGTTTTGGCGGACGGAGAAGAAGGCGAACTGGTTTTCACAACCCTCACTAAAACAGGGTTGCCCATGCTTCGCTACAGAACCCGCGACATATCTAGAATAACCACTGAACAATGCAAGTGCGGTCGTACCCACTCACGCATGCTCCGTGTGCAAGGACGCAGCGACGACATGCTCATCATACGCGGAGTTAACGTGTTTCCCTCACAAATCGAGTACGCAGTCATGTGCTTCTCTGAACTTGCCACTCAATACTTAATCGTGGTTGATAGGCCAGGCGCACTCGACACCTTCGTCGTTAAAGTTGAATTGTGCGAAAAAGCCCACTGCAACCCACAACTAGACAGAAACGCCTTGAAAAACGAAATTCAAAAACGCATCCACATCGTCACAGGCATAACCGCAGACGTAGAAATCGTCAAACCTGGCGAAATCCCAAGAACCGAGGGCAAAGCGAAAAGAGTACTTGACTTACGCAAGGGTAAGATGTAA